A single Acetivibrio cellulolyticus CD2 DNA region contains:
- a CDS encoding dockerin type I repeat-containing protein: MRKMLMSKVLMATVILGFIFLNVFSTSAAYVSQPEQDEDPLVKTLTIAFNSTCVGEATVEPADLNGQKTVRIGTYQKLKYNVGTTVYITNSTTRVRCADIYHVLSGESSLTVTMDTDKNVSFSYLSEPAEPSPSPTIESTPVTTPQRLKGDVDRSGTVNSIDFALFRQWLLGIVRDIDLWAADIDGDGRASPIDWGFLRQYMLGMRTTL; this comes from the coding sequence ATGAGAAAAATGCTAATGAGTAAAGTATTGATGGCTACAGTAATTTTGGGTTTTATTTTCCTGAATGTTTTCAGCACCAGTGCAGCATACGTAAGTCAACCTGAACAGGATGAAGATCCGTTGGTAAAAACATTGACAATAGCGTTTAATAGTACATGTGTAGGGGAGGCTACTGTCGAACCGGCTGATTTAAATGGACAGAAAACAGTTCGTATTGGTACATATCAAAAGTTAAAGTATAATGTTGGTACTACAGTTTATATAACAAATTCTACTACCCGTGTTCGTTGTGCAGACATCTATCACGTATTATCGGGTGAGAGTAGCTTAACTGTTACCATGGATACGGACAAAAATGTGAGCTTTTCGTATTTAAGTGAACCTGCGGAACCTTCACCATCACCTACAATTGAGTCAACTCCTGTTACTACCCCTCAGCGTTTAAAGGGTGACGTGGATAGAAGCGGAACAGTTAACAGTATTGATTTTGCTCTATTTAGACAGTGGCTATTGGGCATTGTAAGGGATATTGATCTATGGGCTGCTGATATTGATGGCGATGGCAGAGCTTCGCCTATAGATTGGGGTTTTCTCAGACAATATATGCTTGGAATGAGAACGACTTTATAG